From Methylomonas sp. EFPC3, a single genomic window includes:
- a CDS encoding bifunctional 4-hydroxy-2-oxoglutarate aldolase/2-dehydro-3-deoxy-phosphogluconate aldolase, with the protein MTVTIKQVMTTSPVMPVMVINNLENAVPLAKALVDGGLKVLEITLRTPVALDAIRQIKAEVPGAIVGAGTIINVQTLHHALDAGAQFIVSPGVTESLLDAALETSVPLLPGVITPSEVMRLLDKGITAMKFFPAEAAGGIPMLKSLGGPLPQVTFCPTGGVNPKNAPEYLALNNVACVGGSWMAPADLVDAGDWAEITRRAAVASALKQ; encoded by the coding sequence ATGACCGTAACCATCAAACAAGTCATGACCACCTCGCCGGTAATGCCGGTCATGGTGATCAATAATCTGGAAAACGCCGTCCCGCTGGCCAAAGCCCTGGTCGACGGCGGCTTGAAAGTGCTGGAAATAACCTTGCGCACGCCAGTGGCCCTGGACGCGATCCGCCAGATCAAAGCCGAGGTGCCTGGCGCGATCGTCGGCGCCGGTACCATCATCAACGTTCAGACTCTGCACCATGCTCTCGACGCCGGCGCCCAGTTCATCGTCAGCCCCGGCGTCACCGAGAGCCTGTTGGATGCGGCATTGGAGACCAGCGTGCCGTTGCTGCCGGGCGTCATTACGCCAAGCGAAGTGATGCGTTTGCTGGACAAAGGCATCACCGCGATGAAATTCTTCCCGGCCGAAGCCGCCGGCGGCATTCCTATGCTGAAATCGCTCGGCGGCCCGCTACCGCAAGTCACATTCTGCCCGACCGGCGGCGTCAATCCGAAAAACGCGCCGGAGTATTTGGCGCTGAATAACGTGGCCTGCGTGGGCGGCTCTTGGATGGCGCCGGCCGATCTGGTCGACGCCGGCGATTGGGCCGAAATCACTCGCCGCGCCGCAGTGGCTTCGGCTTTAAAACAATAA
- a CDS encoding Dabb family protein, with product MIKSCYGFVLVAWFAAGCAQPVQPQAAPDTARLHHLAIVWLKQPGNDQLRRQYIEASRPLAGLPGVVAYEAGTPVPVQRSRPNAALDESYDVAIYGVFESRQAYEQFLKNPEYLRVAQQVLRPLVDKYKLYEFAEPDWSKLP from the coding sequence ATGATTAAATCCTGCTACGGCTTTGTGCTGGTGGCGTGGTTCGCGGCCGGTTGTGCCCAGCCGGTGCAACCGCAGGCCGCACCGGATACGGCTCGATTACACCATTTGGCGATCGTCTGGCTCAAACAGCCGGGCAATGACCAATTGCGTCGGCAATATATAGAGGCCAGCCGGCCGCTGGCCGGCTTGCCTGGAGTAGTGGCCTATGAAGCCGGCACCCCGGTCCCAGTTCAGCGCAGCCGGCCCAACGCGGCGCTGGACGAAAGTTATGATGTGGCGATTTACGGCGTGTTCGAGAGTCGGCAAGCGTACGAACAGTTTCTGAAAAACCCGGAATATTTGCGCGTCGCCCAGCAAGTGTTGCGGCCGTTGGTGGACAAGTACAAGCTTTACGAGTTCGCGGAGCCGGACTGGTCGAAACTGCCTTAA
- a CDS encoding M48 family metallopeptidase, translating to MRVAAVYYDGRSAKAHPVTLCLEGDKLLLQGKEVVRREVLTGLEIQPPLASTPRVVLFADGARCEVADSRGFAELFPGTDSRVAALENSWRWSGLALLLVLVVAGAGYVWGLPYAAQRLAERIPIELAQSLDRQVLADLDRHLLQPSRLSPERQGQINAKLGNLVLADEAGRPAGLEFRASAELGANAFALPGGNVVVLDALIELADDDDEQIVAVLLHEMGHVAGRHALRQLLQASALGLALAWYVGDFSQVLAAAPALLLEARYSREFERDADQFAADALKANAIPPGRLADMLQKLEAARQSNYNRKFADGLDYLSSHPSSEERINRLRSQ from the coding sequence ATGCGGGTAGCAGCGGTTTATTACGACGGCCGTAGCGCTAAGGCTCATCCGGTCACGTTATGCCTGGAGGGCGATAAACTGCTGTTGCAGGGCAAGGAAGTGGTTCGCCGCGAGGTGTTGACGGGCCTGGAGATTCAGCCGCCGCTCGCGAGCACGCCACGGGTGGTACTGTTTGCTGACGGTGCTCGTTGCGAGGTGGCGGATAGCCGCGGCTTTGCCGAGTTGTTTCCCGGCACCGACAGCCGGGTGGCTGCGTTGGAAAATAGTTGGCGCTGGTCGGGATTGGCATTGCTGCTGGTTCTGGTGGTGGCCGGCGCCGGGTACGTGTGGGGCTTGCCTTATGCCGCGCAACGGCTGGCGGAACGTATTCCGATCGAGCTGGCCCAGAGCCTGGACCGGCAGGTTCTGGCCGATCTGGACCGGCACCTGTTGCAACCCAGCCGGTTAAGCCCTGAGCGCCAGGGGCAAATCAATGCCAAGCTCGGGAATTTGGTTTTAGCCGATGAGGCGGGGCGGCCGGCCGGATTGGAGTTCCGGGCCAGTGCGGAACTAGGTGCCAATGCCTTTGCGTTGCCGGGCGGCAATGTGGTCGTGTTGGACGCTCTGATCGAATTGGCGGATGATGACGACGAACAGATCGTCGCGGTTTTGCTTCACGAGATGGGACACGTAGCCGGTAGGCATGCCTTGCGCCAGTTGTTGCAGGCGTCCGCGCTCGGTTTGGCGCTGGCGTGGTACGTCGGCGATTTCAGCCAAGTGCTGGCCGCGGCGCCGGCCTTATTGCTGGAAGCCCGCTACTCGCGCGAATTCGAACGTGATGCCGATCAATTTGCCGCCGATGCGCTAAAGGCCAACGCCATTCCGCCCGGCCGTCTGGCGGATATGCTGCAGAAATTGGAAGCGGCCCGGCAAAGCAACTACAACCGGAAGTTTGCCGACGGTTTGGATTATCTATCCAGTCACCCGAGTAGCGAAGAGCGCATCAACCGTCTGCGCAGTCAATGA
- a CDS encoding YjgN family protein, with protein sequence MAEQQAQPLHFSGSGGEYFRLWIVNVCLSIVTFGVYSAWAKVRRNQYFYRHTRLAGAGFDYHGDPKAILKGRLIAFALFAAYTLTSGFSPAAAAMILMLIMALAPWLLVRSLRFRLHNTSYRGLRFGFRGQTGPAYLAFLLWPLLAGFSLGLLWPFAQQRMAAYTRNHSAYGSAEFRFSATAAAYYGIYLMTLMLGVVLFAGLTVLTSVLGSNGWFAVEEGQLTAMSLLLAAFGTYLGLLLFAYPYVTARLQNLVWATTTLGEHRFVANVSAYQLLGLMLSNVVLVILTLGLYKPFADIRLARYRIEHLQVLVAGSIDDFVAGLQANASAAGDEMAEMFDFDIGL encoded by the coding sequence ATGGCAGAACAACAGGCTCAGCCGCTGCATTTCAGCGGTAGCGGCGGCGAGTATTTTCGACTTTGGATAGTCAACGTTTGTTTGAGTATCGTGACATTCGGAGTTTATTCGGCCTGGGCCAAAGTGCGGCGCAACCAGTACTTCTACCGGCATACTCGTCTGGCCGGAGCCGGTTTTGATTATCACGGCGACCCCAAAGCCATTTTGAAGGGCCGCCTGATTGCCTTTGCCCTGTTCGCCGCGTACACGCTGACTAGCGGTTTCTCGCCCGCGGCCGCGGCGATGATTCTGATGCTGATCATGGCCTTGGCGCCTTGGTTACTGGTGCGGTCGCTGCGTTTCAGATTACACAATACCAGCTACCGCGGCTTGCGCTTTGGGTTTCGCGGCCAGACCGGGCCGGCTTATCTGGCGTTTTTGCTGTGGCCGCTACTGGCCGGTTTCAGCTTGGGTTTGTTATGGCCGTTTGCCCAGCAACGCATGGCTGCCTACACCCGGAACCACAGCGCGTACGGCAGTGCCGAGTTCCGTTTTTCGGCGACGGCCGCCGCGTATTACGGAATTTACCTGATGACGCTGATGTTGGGTGTGGTTCTGTTCGCCGGTTTGACGGTATTGACCAGTGTGCTGGGAAGCAACGGTTGGTTCGCCGTGGAAGAAGGCCAGTTGACGGCAATGAGCTTGTTGCTGGCGGCGTTCGGTACCTATCTGGGGCTGCTGTTATTTGCGTATCCCTACGTCACCGCGCGTTTGCAGAATCTGGTTTGGGCGACGACGACGCTGGGCGAACACCGTTTCGTAGCCAATGTCAGCGCTTACCAGTTGCTCGGTCTGATGTTGAGTAACGTCGTGTTGGTGATACTGACGCTGGGATTGTATAAGCCGTTTGCCGATATCAGGCTGGCGCGTTACCGGATCGAACATCTGCAAGTACTGGTGGCCGGCAGTATCGACGATTTTGTGGCCGGACTGCAGGCCAACGCTTCGGCTGCTGGCGACGAAATGGCCGAGATGTTCGATTTCGATATCGGCTTGTAA
- a CDS encoding thioredoxin family protein — protein sequence MAATASAMLPLGTVAPDFRLPDTVTGREFALQDLRGERATLIMFICNHCPYVLHVKQQLIAIARDYADAGVATIAISANDVANFPEDAPDQMKAMMAEWGNPFAAYLYDETQAVAKAYQAACTPDIYLFDADLACVYRGRLDAATPKNAEPVTGADLRNALDDLLAGRPVCAEQIPSIGCNIKWKPAQ from the coding sequence ATGGCCGCCACCGCTTCCGCGATGTTGCCGCTCGGTACCGTCGCTCCCGATTTCCGCTTGCCCGACACCGTGACCGGTCGCGAATTCGCGTTGCAGGATTTACGCGGCGAGCGGGCGACGCTGATCATGTTCATCTGCAACCATTGCCCCTACGTTTTGCACGTCAAGCAACAGCTGATCGCGATCGCCCGCGATTATGCCGACGCCGGCGTCGCAACCATCGCCATCAGCGCTAACGATGTCGCCAATTTTCCGGAGGATGCGCCGGACCAGATGAAAGCGATGATGGCCGAGTGGGGTAATCCGTTTGCCGCCTACCTGTACGACGAAACCCAGGCGGTGGCCAAGGCTTATCAGGCTGCCTGCACGCCGGACATCTATCTGTTCGATGCCGATTTGGCCTGCGTTTATCGCGGCCGGCTGGATGCGGCGACGCCAAAGAATGCCGAGCCGGTGACCGGCGCCGATTTGCGCAACGCCCTGGACGATCTGCTTGCCGGCCGGCCGGTCTGTGCCGAGCAGATTCCGAGCATAGGCTGCAATATCAAATGGAAGCCGGCCCAATAG